Proteins encoded together in one Fimbriimonadia bacterium window:
- a CDS encoding GAF domain-containing protein gives MVTPEQADRVLSDLRALPSRGDKFVAQCMERLAALPAYDWVGVYWLRGDRLELGPYVGAPTEHTIIPTGRGVCGTAVAEGRNQLVADVRALDNYLACSLETRSEIVVLIRNSEGAILGQIDADGHEVGAFDHSDEEMLTKVAELIASRIET, from the coding sequence ATGGTGACTCCCGAACAGGCCGATCGAGTTCTCAGCGACCTTCGCGCGTTGCCCTCACGAGGGGATAAGTTCGTCGCTCAGTGCATGGAGCGCTTGGCGGCACTGCCCGCGTACGACTGGGTCGGTGTCTACTGGCTGCGCGGCGACCGCCTCGAACTGGGACCTTACGTCGGAGCCCCCACCGAGCACACCATCATTCCGACTGGCCGAGGCGTCTGCGGTACGGCAGTCGCCGAGGGACGGAATCAGCTCGTGGCCGACGTGCGTGCGCTCGACAATTACCTTGCCTGCAGCCTCGAAACGCGGTCCGAAATCGTGGTCCTGATCCGGAACTCCGAGGGTGCCATTCTGGGTCAGATTGACGCGGACGGTCACGAAGTCGGTGCCTTCGACCACTCCGACGAAGAGATGCTCACCAAAGTCGCAGAGCTTATCGCGAGCCGCATCGAGACCTAG